The following proteins are co-located in the Triticum aestivum cultivar Chinese Spring chromosome 1A, IWGSC CS RefSeq v2.1, whole genome shotgun sequence genome:
- the LOC123184001 gene encoding paired amphipathic helix protein Sin3-like 4, translating to MSPPPASPALSAQKLTTNDALAYLKAVKDKFHDNRAKYDEFLEVMRDFKSARIDTAGVIIRVKTLFSGYPELILGFNAFLPKGFAIKLQDIDGTGDKKQPVDFMEAINFVNKIKARFQAQDHVYKAFLAILNMYRMHNKSIQDVYQEVATLFHDHPDLLEEFKHFLPDTSNAPQVLAAPKAVSAKQEAPAVPSASARNVQSIKRERPQPSTAERDSSVDRPDLEHDPDRKRVDKEKDRKIDRDRKDHDKDAEFESKDLDGGLRKRKAFSKKLEGDTHQGAASISASSYNDNDALKSTYTQEFLFCEKVKEKLEPEAYQEFLKCLHIYSQEIITRSELKNLVHDILQRYPELMTGFSEFLEHCENIDGFLDGVINKRQTSRTVKALEKERDKGRAGEDRERDAEKLSEKEREKLDKVSALNSKEATTHKAAAFSSTKEKYLCKPISELDLSNCQRCTPSYRLLPKNYPVPASSCRTDLGISVLNDHWVSVTSGSEDYSFKHMRKNQYEESLFRCEDDRFELDMLLESVNVAIKRVEELIEKMQENSIKPDSPIRIDEHLTSLNLRCIERLYGDHGLDVMDVLRKNASVALPVILTRLKQKQEEWSRCRSDFNKVWAEIYAKNYHKSLDHRSFYFKQQDSKNLSTRALLSEIKEINEKKRKEDDVLLAIAAGNRRPIVPNMSFEYVDSEIHEDVYQIIKYSCGEVCSSPDQVDKVMRTWTTFVEPILGVQPRTPAVEDVGVVKSKSRTPTTGLASAGESNNVISNGAVTVKQANGDESILKEQAQSSRGLLANGVSEDAQNGFHDADRTVRRGEGPSNTSLHQTEQNQRRTNMELTSGTNSSRGNFSGSESVVEAMGGNETIPSIGRGEAGRPGSVPQKNSKVEREEGELSPNGDFEEENFGPLGNAAVDGALKPKEVSAGRTRAAEFAGENDADADDEGDESAQRSTESENASEAGEDASGSESGDGEECSREDNEDEEDADHDDPDAKVESEGEAEGNTGAHDADGGMSLSFSERLHNTVRPLAKHVPTALQDHGGKFSRIFYGNDSFYVLFRLHQILYERLLSAKTNSSTAEKKWRTSKDTSSPHQYSKFMGALYNLIDGSSDNTKFEDDCRSIIGTQSYVLFTLDKLIYKVVKQLQAIAADEMDNKLLQLYIYEKSRSPGRFFDLVYHENARVLLHDESIYRFERRSNPTRLSVQLMEYGHEKPEVTAVSIDPNFSSYLHDEYLSSISDSKVSEDVFLERNKRKRGSSNGPQASLAVMDGFKVANGLECKITCKSSKVSYVLDTEDFLFRMRNRRRISSGATAAPGKADFVKAADVVKAQRFHKFLLSRS from the exons ATGTCTCCACCGCCGGCGTCACCCGCGCTGTCGGCGCAGAAGCTGACGACCAACGACGCCCTGGCCTACCTCAAGGCCGTCAAGGACAAGTTCCACGACAACCGCGCCAAGTACGACGAGTTCCTCGAGGTCATGCGCGACTTCAAGAGCGCCAG GATCGACACGGCGGGCGTCATCATCCGGGTGAAGACGCTCTTCAGCGGCTACCCGGAGCTCATCCTCGGCTTCAACGCCTTCCTGCCCAAGGGCTTCGCTATCAAGCTGCAGGACATCGACGGCACCGGCGACAAGAAGCAGCCCGTCGACTTCATGGAGGCCATCAACTTcgtcaacaagatcaaggccaggTTCCAGGCCCAGGACCACGTCTACAAGGCATTCCTCGCCATCCTCAACATGTACCGCATGCACAACAAGTCCATCCAGGACGTATACCAGGAG GTTGCCACGCTGTTCCACGACCACCCCGACCTGCTCGAGGAGTTCAAGCATTTCTTGCCTGATACGTCCAACGCTCCGCAAGTGCTGGCCGCTCCTAAAGCCGTCTCCGCCAAACAGGAAGCCCCGGCCGTGCCTTCTGCCAGTGCCAGGAATGTGCAGAGCATCAAG AGAGAGAGGCCTCAGCCATCAACTGCTGAGCGTGACAGCAGTGTTGATCGCCCTGATCTCGAGCATGACCCTGACAGAAAGCGTGTCGACAAGGAAAAGGATCGTAAGATCGACCGGGACAGAAAAGATCATGACAAGGATGCTGAGTTTGAAAGCAAAGATTTGGACGGAGGGCTACGCAAGCGCAAAGCTTTCTCAAAGAAGCTGGAGGGTGACACACACCAAGGGGCGGCAAGCATCTCTGCTTCGTCGTACAATGATAATGATGCACTGAAAA GTACATACACCCAAGAGTTCCTTTTCTGTGAGAAAGTCAAGGAGAAGCTAGAGCCTGAAGCTTACCAGGAGTTTTTGAAATGCCTTCACATATACAGCCAGGAAATAATTACAAGAAGTGAATTGAAAAATCTG GTACATGACATACTTCAGCGCTACCCAGAGCTTATGACTGGATTTAGCGAGTTCTTGGAACATTGTGAAAACATAG ATGGTTTTCTGGATGGAGTCATCAATAAAA GGCAAACATCACGAACAGTCAAGGCATTGGAAAAAGAGAGAGATAAAGGGCGTGCAGGGGAGGACAGGGAAAGAGATGCTGAAAAACTGAGCGAAAAGGAACGAGAAAAGCTTGATAAAGTGTCTGCGCTCAATTCTAAGGAAGCCACTACCCACAAAGCTGCTGCGTTCTCTTCTACCAAAGAGAAGTACCTATGCAAGCCAATATCAGAGCTTGACCTCTCAAACTGTCAGCGGTGCACTCCCAGTTACCGACTTTTGCCTAAAAAT TACCCCGTCCCTGCTTCAAGTTGCAGAACTGACCTTGGAATCTCTGTGCTCAATGATCACTGGGTATCAGTTACCTCAGGAAGCGAGGATTATTCATTTAAACACATGCGGAAGAATCAGTATGAAGAAAGCTTGTTTAGATGCGAAGATGACAG GTTTGAGTTGGACATGCTGCTGGAATCAGTTAATGTGGCGATTAAGCGTGTTGAGGAGTTGATAGAAAAAATGCAAGAAAATTCAATCAAACCAGACAGCCCTATACGCATCGATGAACATTTGACCT CTCTGAATTTGAGGTGCATAGAGCGGTTATATGGTGACCATGGCCTTGATGTCATGGATGTTCTTCGTAAAAATGCGAGTGTGGCATTACCAGTTATTTTAACTAGGCTTAAGCAAAAGCAGGAGGAATGGTCAAGGTGCAGGTCAGATTTTAACAAGGTTTGGGCTGAAATATATGCCAAGAATTATCACAAGTCCCTTGACCATCGCAGTTTCTATTTCAAACAACAAGATTCGAAGAATCTGAGCACAAGAG CTCTATTGTCTGAGATCAAAGAAATTAatgagaagaaaaggaaggaggatgATGTGCTTCTTGCCATTGCTGCTGGGAATAGGCGGCCAATAGTTCCCAATATGTCATTTGAGTATGTAGATTCAGAAATTCATGAAGATGTTTATCAGATCATCAAGTACTCTTGTGGAGAGGTCTGCAGCTCTCCAGATCAAGTTGACAAAGTGATGAGAACCTGGACGACATTTGTGGAACCTATTTTGGGAGTTCAACCCCGAACTCCTGCCGTTGAAGATGTAGGTGTGGTAAAATCGAAGAGCCGAACCCCCACGACTGGTCTTGCAAGTGCAGGGGAAAGTAATAATGTAATATCAAACGGCGCAGTCACTGTTAAGCAAGCCAATGGAGATGAAAGCATTCTGAAGGAACAAGCACAATCTTCTCGTGGTTTATTGGCGAATGGAGTTTCAGAAGATGCTCAAAATGGTTTCCATGATGCTGATCGAACTGTCCGCAGAGGTGAGGGGCCATCTAACACTTCATTACATCAGACAGAACAGAATCAGCGGAGAACAAATATGGAGCTTACATCAG GTACTAATTCTTCTAGAGGTAATTTCTCTGGAAGTGAGTCTGTTGTTGAAGCTATGGGTGGCAATGAAACAATTCCATCTATAGGG AGAGGAGAAGCTGGGAGGCCAGGATCTGTGCCTCAGAAGAATTCAAAGGTTGAAAGAGAAGAGGGAGAATTATCTCCTAATGGGGATTTTGAAGAGGAGAATTTTGGGCCTCTAGGAAATGCAGCTGTAGACGGAGCTTTGAAGCCGAAAGAAGTTTCTGCTGGTAGAACTAGAGCAGCTGAGTTTGCTGGAGAGAATGACGCTGATGCGGATGATGAAGGTGACGAAAGTGCCCAGAGATCTACAGAAAGTGAAAATGCATCTGAGGCTGGCGAGGACGCTTCTGGTAGTGAATCTGGTGACGGCGAGGAGTGTTCTCGGGAAGACAACGAGGACGAGGAGGATGCTGATCATGATGATCCTGATGCTAAGGTTGAAAGTGAGGGTGAGGCAGAGGGAAACACAGGCGCACATGATGCCGATGGAGGGATGTCACTATCCTTTTCAGAGCGTTTGCATAATACAGTTAGACCACTCGCCAAGCATGTCCCCACAGCATTGCAGGATCATGGTGGGAAATTTTCACGCATATTTTATGGAAATGATTCATTTTATGTTCTGTTCAGGCTACACCAG ATCTTATACGAGAGGCTCCTATCAGCCAAGACAAACTCTTCTACAGCTGAAAAGAAGTGGAGAACTTCCAAGGATACGAGCTCCCCACACCAATACTCAAA GTTTATGGGTGCACTTTATAACTTGATTGATGGCTCTTCTGACAACACCAAATTCGAGGACGACTGCCGTTCAATCATCGGGACTCAGTCCTATGTTCTTTTTACATTAGATAAGCTGATATACAAAGTTGTGAAGCAG CTTCAAGCAATAGCAGCTGATGAAATGGATAACAAGCTCCTCCAGCTTTATATATATGAGAAGTCCAGGTCTCCTGGAAGGTTCTTTGATCTAGTTTACCATGAAAATGCTCGGGTTCTTCTCCATGACGAGAGCATATATCGATTTGAACGG CGCTCAAATCCTACGAGATTATCTGTTCAGCTCATGGAGTATGGGCATGAAAAGCCTGAAGTAACTGCAGTCTCAATTGATCCAAACTTTTCGTCATATCTTCATGACGAGTACTTGTCGAGTATTTCGGATTCAAAAGTGTCTGAAGATGTGTTCCTTGAGAG GAATAAGCGGAAACGCGGGAGCAGCAATGGTCCTCAAGCTTCCTTAGCGGTCATGGATGGTTTCAAGGTCGCGAATGGCCTTGAATGCAAGATAACCTGCAAATCCTCAAAG GTTTCATATGTCCTTGATACAGAAGACTTTTTATTCCGTATGAGGAACAGGAGGAGAATCTCATCTGGTGCAACCGCCGCACCTGGCAAGGCCGATTTTGTCAAGGCAGCTGATGTCGTGAAAGCACAGCggtttcataaatttcttctttctaGGTCCTAG